In the genome of Lacerta agilis isolate rLacAgi1 chromosome 2, rLacAgi1.pri, whole genome shotgun sequence, one region contains:
- the MEIKIN gene encoding meiosis-specific kinetochore protein — MYQHRCRQHCCEEKQIKRMDWVKLRSYSRKRRAQQNVHCASPVPAVAASAAVGERNAKAKGCRLRLDLLSEPRQEPHVRRQIGNAITKALPKIQEASGVTQMDCLSVEQSTELNENENRSMEVNKSISKMGTAALKDSLHLSSASKESPRYSETTSGMTLPTGVSPFLLQCLDEESSLCSNTESSDGTSTYSSPEIFRDENTLEKSRISPEECLGHRNSTLLDTSKAINIDKMPHVPNLSQILETTLGNKDQSITRLSKQKSRSELTDVSSVVAGRKQVCKILPAKEKTPELQSFGASLLPQKQTKKTKEQQPRKMKCTKRVLFSSSSSSSSSSSSSSPAKSCGIAAETLGSAQPGTGMLDSSSVHKVSLSEASLPSTSRSNVNSKEVIPASLSPESVIRQCLRNPPEICCIIKASPESRPLKVLQHPLKRKSVFPPPGATEDIITSSKY, encoded by the exons ATGTATCAACACAGGTGCAG GCAGCATTGCTGTGAGGAAAAGCAAATAAAGAGGATGGACTGGGTGAAATTGCGTTCCTATTCCCGGAAGAGGCGGGCTCAACAGAATGTCCATTGTGCATCTCCTGTCCCAGCAGTGGCAGCATCTGCTGCTGTAGGTGAAAGGAATGCTAAAGCCAAAGGGTGTCGGCTGCGCCTAGATCTGCTTTCTGAACCTCGGCAGGAACCTCATGTCAGAA GACAAATTGGAAATGCCATTACAAAAGCATTGCCTAAAATTCAAGAAGCCTCTGGGGTGACCCAGATGGACTGCCTTTCAGTGGAACAAAG cactgaattaaatgaaaatgaaaacagaagcatgGAGGTGAATAAAAGTATCAGTAAAATGGGCACTGCTGCATTAAAG GATTCTTTGCATTTAAGCTCTGCAAGTAAAGAAAGTCCGAGATATAGTGAAACTACATCAG GAATGACTTTACCCACAGGTGTTTCACCTTTTCTGCTGCAGTGTTTGGATGAAGAGTCTTCTCTGTGCTCTAATACAGAATCTAGTGATGGAACAAGTACTTATTCATCACCTGAGATATTCAGAGATGAAAACACATTAG AAAAAAGCCGCATTAGTCCAGAAGAATGCCTTGGGCACAGGAATTCAACCCTCTTGGATACCAGCAAAGCCATCAACATAGACAAGATGCCACATGTGCCAAATCTTTCACAGATATTGG AAACCACTTTAGGAAACAAAGACCAGAGCATTACAAG GCTATCAAAGCAGAAATCACGTTCTGAATTGACAGATGTTTCATCTGTAGTTGCAGGTA GGAAACAAGTGTGCAAGATTTTGCCTGCAAAGGAAAAGACACCTGAACTGCAATCTTTTGGAGCCTCCTTATtgcctcaaaaacaaacaaaaaag ACTAAAGAGCAGCAACCCAGGAAAATGAAGTGCACAAAAAGAGTACTGttttcctcatcctcatcctcatcctcatcctcatcctcatcctctccAGCCAAATCTTGTGGAATCGCAGCTGAAACCTTAGGCTCTGCACAGCCAGGTACTGGCATG ttGGACTCATCATCGGTGCATAAAGTCTCACTCAGTGAAGCTTCCTTGCCAAGCACAAGTCGTTCAAATGTAAATTCAAAAGAAGTCATTCCTGCTTCCCTGTCTCCAGAAAGTGTTATTCGTCAG TGTCTACGTAACCCTCCAGAAATCTGCTGTATCATTAAAGCTTCACCAGAATCTAGACCACTGAAAGTTCTCCAACACCCACTGAAAAGAAAAAGTGTGTTTCCCCCACCAGGAGCAACTGAAG ATATTATTACCAGTTCAAAATACTAG